In Malaclemys terrapin pileata isolate rMalTer1 chromosome 10, rMalTer1.hap1, whole genome shotgun sequence, the following are encoded in one genomic region:
- the DNAJA4 gene encoding dnaJ homolog subfamily A member 4 isoform X1, with protein MVKETGYYDILQVKPGASSEEIKRAYRKLALKYHPDKNPSEGERFKLISQAYEVLSDPKKRDIYDQGGEQAIKEGGLGGSNFSSPMDIFDMFFGGGGRMNRERRGKNVVHQLSVSLEDLYNGVTRKLALQKNVICEKCKGYGGKKGAIEKCPMCKGRGMQVLVQQIGPGMVQQIQTMCSECKGQGERINPKDRCDNCNGCKVVREKKIIEVHIDKGMKDGQKLVFHGEGDQEPDLEPGDVIIVLDQKDHSVFQRRGHDLIMKMKIHLTESLCGFKRTIETLDNRVLIITSRPGEVIKHGDLKCILNEGMPIYKSPLDKGYLIIQFMVMFPEHQWLPREKLPILEALLPPREEVMITEDMDQVELTEFDPKEQTCRNSREVYEEDEGPRTGVQCQTS; from the exons ATGGTGAAGGAGACGGGATACTACGACATCCTGCAGGTGAAGCCCGGCGCCTCCTCGGAGGAGATCAAGCGCGCGTACCGCAAGCTGGCGCTGAAGTATCACCCCGACAAGAACCCCAGCGAGGGCGAGCGG ttTAAGCTCATATCCCAGGCTTATGAAGTTCTGTCGGACCCAAAGAAAAGGGACATCTATGACCAGGGTGGGGAACAGGCTATTAAAGAAGGAGGCTTGGGTGGCAGCAACTTCTCTTCACCCATGGACATCTTTGACATGTTCTTTGGTGGTGGAGGCCGAATGAATAGAGAGAGAAGAG GCAAGAATGTTGTGCATCAATTGAGTGTCTCTCTTGAAGACTTGTATAATGGAGTTACAAGGAAGTTGGCACTACAAAAGAATGTAATCTGTGAGAAGTGTAAAG GATATGGTGGAAAGAAAGGAGCAATAGAAAAATGCCCCATGTGCAAAGGAAGAGGAATGCAGGTTCTTGTTCAGCAGATTGGACCTGGCATGGTACAGCAAATTCAAACTATGTGCTCAGAATGCAAAGGCCAAGGTGAACGAATAAACCCAAAGGACAGATGTGACAACTGCAATGGATGTAAAGTTGTCAGAGAGAAAAAGATCATAGAAGTTCACATTGATAAAG GTATGAAAGATGGGCAAAAGTTGGTATTTCATGGAGAAGGGGATCAGGAACCTGACCTGGAACCTGGTGATGTTATAATTGTACTGGATCAGAAGGATCATAGTGTCTTTCAGAGGCGAGGACATGATTTaattatgaaaatgaaaattcACCTCACTGAGTCTTTATGTGGCTTCAAACGGACCATTGAAACTCTGGATAATAGAGTCCTTATTATAACTTCTAGACCAG GTGAAGTGATAAAGCATGGTGATCTAAAATGTATCCTTAATGAAGGGATGCCTATCTACAAGTCTCCACTGGACAAAGGTTATTTAATTATACAGTTTATG gTCATGTTTCCAGAGCATCAGTGGCTTCCCAGGGAGAAACTGCCTATATTGGAAGCTTTGCTTCCTCCACGAGAAGAAGTCATGATTACAGAGGACATGGATCAGGTAGAACTTACAGAGTTTGATCCAAAAGAGCAAACTTGCCGTAATAGTAGAGAAGTATATGAAGAAGATGAAGGCCCCAGAACAGGAGTGCAATGCCAGACCTCTTAA
- the DNAJA4 gene encoding dnaJ homolog subfamily A member 4 isoform X2, with protein sequence MCKGRGMQVLVQQIGPGMVQQIQTMCSECKGQGERINPKDRCDNCNGCKVVREKKIIEVHIDKGMKDGQKLVFHGEGDQEPDLEPGDVIIVLDQKDHSVFQRRGHDLIMKMKIHLTESLCGFKRTIETLDNRVLIITSRPGEVIKHGDLKCILNEGMPIYKSPLDKGYLIIQFMVMFPEHQWLPREKLPILEALLPPREEVMITEDMDQVELTEFDPKEQTCRNSREVYEEDEGPRTGVQCQTS encoded by the exons ATGTGCAAAGGAAGAGGAATGCAGGTTCTTGTTCAGCAGATTGGACCTGGCATGGTACAGCAAATTCAAACTATGTGCTCAGAATGCAAAGGCCAAGGTGAACGAATAAACCCAAAGGACAGATGTGACAACTGCAATGGATGTAAAGTTGTCAGAGAGAAAAAGATCATAGAAGTTCACATTGATAAAG GTATGAAAGATGGGCAAAAGTTGGTATTTCATGGAGAAGGGGATCAGGAACCTGACCTGGAACCTGGTGATGTTATAATTGTACTGGATCAGAAGGATCATAGTGTCTTTCAGAGGCGAGGACATGATTTaattatgaaaatgaaaattcACCTCACTGAGTCTTTATGTGGCTTCAAACGGACCATTGAAACTCTGGATAATAGAGTCCTTATTATAACTTCTAGACCAG GTGAAGTGATAAAGCATGGTGATCTAAAATGTATCCTTAATGAAGGGATGCCTATCTACAAGTCTCCACTGGACAAAGGTTATTTAATTATACAGTTTATG gTCATGTTTCCAGAGCATCAGTGGCTTCCCAGGGAGAAACTGCCTATATTGGAAGCTTTGCTTCCTCCACGAGAAGAAGTCATGATTACAGAGGACATGGATCAGGTAGAACTTACAGAGTTTGATCCAAAAGAGCAAACTTGCCGTAATAGTAGAGAAGTATATGAAGAAGATGAAGGCCCCAGAACAGGAGTGCAATGCCAGACCTCTTAA